One genomic window of Desulfuromonas sp. AOP6 includes the following:
- a CDS encoding class I SAM-dependent methyltransferase: MLNAATHCRFCQEPLEHTFVDLGMSPLCESYIAPEQRNRMEPFYPLHVYVCSNCFLVQLEQYVSAEDIFTEYAYFSSYATDWLKHAEAYVEMVLQRFALGSSSQVVEVASNDGYLLQYFLPHGVPVLGVEPARNVAAVALEKGIPTRTLFFGEATARDLAAEGQKADLLIGNNVLAQVPDLNDFVRGLKTLLKPGGVITLEFPHLVRLIEESQFDTIYHEHFSYFSLITVEKILAAHGLTLFDVEELTTHGGSLRIFARHAEDHSRPVSQAVDDLRKRETDFGIPQIATYQAFSEKVKETKRKLLDFLITAKRDGKVVVGYGAPGKGNTLLNYCGIRTDFLDYTVDRNPYKQGKFLPGTHIPIFTPEKIWETKPDYVLILPWNFKDEIVQQMAGIRSWGGRFVIPIPEATLI; encoded by the coding sequence ATGTTGAACGCAGCCACTCATTGCAGGTTTTGCCAGGAACCCCTCGAACACACCTTCGTCGATCTGGGGATGTCGCCTCTGTGCGAAAGCTACATTGCCCCCGAACAGCGCAACAGAATGGAGCCTTTTTATCCGCTGCACGTGTACGTCTGTTCAAACTGTTTTCTGGTGCAGCTCGAACAATATGTCAGCGCCGAGGATATTTTTACTGAATACGCCTACTTCTCCTCCTACGCGACGGATTGGCTCAAACACGCCGAAGCCTATGTCGAGATGGTCCTTCAGCGTTTTGCGCTGGGATCTTCCTCGCAAGTGGTCGAAGTGGCCAGCAACGACGGCTATCTTCTGCAATATTTCCTGCCTCATGGGGTGCCGGTTCTTGGTGTCGAACCGGCCAGAAATGTTGCGGCGGTCGCTCTTGAAAAAGGGATTCCCACCCGCACCCTGTTTTTTGGTGAGGCAACCGCCCGCGATCTGGCGGCCGAAGGCCAAAAAGCCGACCTGCTGATAGGGAACAACGTGCTGGCCCAGGTGCCGGACCTCAATGACTTTGTCCGTGGGCTCAAAACGCTTTTAAAACCCGGCGGGGTAATAACACTTGAGTTTCCCCATCTGGTGAGGTTGATCGAGGAGAGTCAGTTCGACACCATCTACCATGAACACTTTTCCTATTTTTCCCTGATAACCGTCGAAAAAATCCTGGCAGCCCACGGTCTGACCCTCTTCGACGTCGAGGAACTCACTACCCATGGCGGGTCCTTGCGCATCTTTGCCCGTCACGCCGAAGACCACAGTCGGCCGGTTTCCCAGGCTGTTGATGACCTGCGTAAGCGTGAAACTGATTTTGGCATCCCGCAGATAGCCACCTATCAGGCTTTTTCCGAAAAGGTGAAGGAAACCAAGCGAAAGCTCCTGGATTTTCTCATTACAGCCAAACGTGACGGAAAAGTCGTAGTAGGTTACGGGGCGCCGGGCAAAGGCAACACGCTGCTCAATTACTGCGGCATCCGTACCGATTTTCTGGATTATACAGTGGATCGTAACCCGTACAAACAGGGGAAGTTTCTGCCGGGAACGCACATCCCTATTTTTACTCCCGAAAAAATATGGGAAACCAAGCCAGATTACGTGCTGATTCTCCCCTGGAATTTCAAGGATGAGATTGTGCAGCAAATGGCAGGCATTAGAAGCTGGGGCGGACGTTTTGTCATACCCATTCCCGAGGCGACTTTAATCTGA